From one Acinonyx jubatus isolate Ajub_Pintada_27869175 chromosome B1, VMU_Ajub_asm_v1.0, whole genome shotgun sequence genomic stretch:
- the PNMA2 gene encoding paraneoplastic antigen Ma2, which produces MALALLEDWCRIMSVDDQKSLMVLGIPVDCDEAEIQGVLQETLKSLGRYRLLGKIFRKQDNANAVLLELTEDTDVSVIPSEVQGKGGVWKVIFKTPNQDTEFLERLNLFLEKEGQTVSGMFRALGHEGLSPATVPCVSPELLAHVLGQAIAHAPQPLLPMRYRKLRVFSGSAVPAPEEEPFEIWLEQATEIVKEWPVAEAEKKRWLMESLRGPALDLMHIVQADNAAISVEECLEAFKQVFGSLESRRTSQVKYLKTYQEEGEKVSAYVLRLETLLRRAVEKRAIPRNIADQVRLEQVMAGASLSEVLWCRLRELKDQGPPPSFLELIKVIREEEEEEASFENENIEEPDEGDGYGPWDNEAED; this is translated from the coding sequence ATGGCACTGGCACTGTTAGAGGACTGGTGCAGGATAATGAGCGTGGATGATCAGAAATCGCTGATGGTTCTGGGGATACCAGTGGACTGTGATGAGGCTGAGATTCAAGGGGTTCTCCAGGAGACTTTAAAGTCTCTGGGCAGGTATAGGCTGCTCGGCAAAATATTCAGGAAGCAGGACAATGCCAATGCTGTCTTACTAGAGCTTACGGAGGATACTGATGTCTCGGTGATCCCCAGTGAGGTTCAGGGAAAGGGGGGTGTCTGGAAAGTGATCTTTAAGACCCCTAACCAGGACACTGAATTTCTGGAACGACTGAACCTCTTTCTGGAAAAAGAGGGGCAGACAGTCTCCGGTATGTTCCGAGCCCTCGGGCACGAGGGGTTGTCTCCAGCCACGGTGCCCTGCGTGTCCCCAGAGTTACTGGCTCACGTGTTGGGACAGGCGATAGCTCATGCCCCTCAGCCCCTGCTACCCATGAGATACCGGAAGCTGAGAGTATTCTCGGGGAGCGCCGTGCCCGCCCCAGAGGAAGAGCCCTTTGAAATCTGGTTGGAACAGGCCACTGAGATCGTCAAAGAGTGGCCGGTagcagaggcagaaaagaaaaggtggTTGATGGAAAGCCTGCGTGGCCCTGCCCTGGACCTCATGCATATAGTGCAGGCAGACAATGCAGCCATAAGCGTGGAAGAGTGTTTGGAGGCGTTTAAGCAAGTGTTTGGAAGCCTGGAGAGCCGCAGGACCTCCCAGGTGAAATACCTGAAGACGTatcaggaggagggggaaaaggtCTCCGCCTACGTGTTGCGGCTAGAAACCCTGCTCCGGCGCGCCGTGGAGAAACGCGCCATCCCCAGGAATATCGCAGATCAGGTCCGCCTGGAGCAGGTCATGGCCGGGGCCAGCCTCAGCGAAGTCCTTTGGTGCAGGCTGAGAGAACTGAAAGATCAAGGGCCGCCTCCCAGCTTCCTGGAGTTAATAAAGGTAATccgggaggaagaggaggaagaggcctcTTTTGAAAACGAGAATATTGAAGAGCCAGATGAAGGGGATGGCTATGGCCCCTGGGATAACGAGGCAGAGGACTAA